Below is a genomic region from Henckelia pumila isolate YLH828 chromosome 3, ASM3356847v2, whole genome shotgun sequence.
atcgtttgatctgagagcaacctggctctgataccactgttggaacacgttttcagatcatagatctgatacccagtgcagcggaagtttaaaaatttttatatggaacgattccatatcatgggtatcaaatcctaacgattaaattatgcaagtaaaataataataacaattaatattttacctcttcaagctatagcttgattatggactccaacagattaaatctgctcttgttgtaaatcccaggaaccgatgactcgctcgatcaatctccggaattaggtccacgaacaaaaaactaaaaccctctgattgattgcactagaaatcaatcagatgtttatcgaagagattaaacagatttgatctgtcaattcagaatgtaacttttcataaaaatcacagactgaattctctcaaaaagggacaggattttcgaaaaaccctttagaatatattatatgattttcgaaaatttcaagacTTGAATTgtgttattttcgaaaattacatacatatatatatatatataatttctagactggattaagttatatgtctattaggacactaactccttagggcccataatccataacttaagcccaacaagccaagcctgttattatagaaattaatataaaattcatcatgactccgattgataaactgatttcaccaatgtgcacagaaaccatttctgcaccttttaaagtcaagataatttttctgaatccgaattcagtgatttccaaaaatgcccatccctatgtcattttaggaaattccactccctttagtttagaagtccaacttttctttcattaaatttaactctttaaaatataactatctcaacgggaattagtaatccattacttgtgtaaccctcaatggttcaaggatacagctaaccgtgggctcacaactccttgtgactcggaacaacaatttccgtcttacccatcgaatcatggtaagagcgtctagcaacatcgccccatgattccctaggtatcactgatagtgcctgcaagaacagtagattttggttagcgtacagtacggtcccttcatccatatatcccgatcaaatcaacaaccattggtacatcgagagtcattcgagattcgataactatgcaatgcatcttgaagatcaaatagtgacatcgcatgtgctactaggaaaccaagtaacctaaagcacatcatgtactctggccagagatttgtcacactaatatctcctcagatcgcataggatatccacactcgcaagcgtgtggtaaatccttgacaacaaagcattgactcctatatgtgtcgtaactgtacccaatcccgacacctgatgaccccaatagagtcgttaaatgagtcaaagtacagtactagcatatagagtctccatgatgtttcaagtagtaaggactaatggtgtacaaccaaaaccgcggacttatccactcaaataataataaccacttggaaagtccgaatagggtagttcgatcattcatcatatgaatatccatttgcatgctttgaacatctctatgttccataccaatgaaacgtggtacttggcatcgcaaatgctagtctcgatctcgagcgatccttatccttatttgcggacggctcaattgactaggaactgtttagaatatacagtgcttATAAGATGTGtctcatgatagtcatccatatgtactatcacatcttacatgcactctagtatattcaaggtatttatTTAAACATCGTAtaatacgtcacaacataataacatgataaaagataaagtaaatgtcattataaaaagtgtaaattatattaaacaaaatattgtttatacatagagtcataaaagcccttagccacaagttggttaaccgggcacccactctttcaatttgtGGGAGAGCAAAGTCTAGATCACAACCACATGGTTTGTATACCCACTTCTAGTACCTAATGAAACTTGGGTGAATATTTCGATGAATTTTGTTCTTGGGTTACCGagatctaagaaggggagggattatATTTATGTTGTGGTAgatagattttctaaaatggcaCATTTCATTGCTTGTCAAAAGTCAGACGATGCTTTGCATGTTGCAGATTTGTTATTTAATGATATTTTTAGATTGAATgacatgcctaggagtattgtttcTAATAGAAATACTCgatttttaagttacttttggaaaacattgtggTGTAAAGTTGAAACTAAGTTGTTATTTTCTATTAgttgtcatcctcaaactgatggaCAAACTGAGGTAGTTAATAGGACTTTAGGGACATTTCTACGctctatcattaaaaaaaacttgaaaaatTGGGAAGAGTGTTTACCATTTATTGAATTTGCTTATAATCGTAGTGTACATTCAACTACGAGTTATTCGCCTTTTGAAATTGTTTATGGATTTAACACATTGACTCCGTTGGATTGATGTCGTTACCTATGGCACCACCAAAGGCGAGGGAAGCAGTAGTGGAGGAGGAAAATCAGGGTAACTCAAATCCTAAAGCAAAATCTGAAGGAGGCGAAGAGGAATAAAGTTCTTTGATACATTCCATACAACCCTCTGTGAGGgatgaattacatgagttgcgAAGGAAGATACAAAATTTAGAGGAAGCAGGTCCCAGCCTGGCTCGGAGTACCAAGGTGCAGGGGTGCCTTTTCTCCCCGGAAATGATAGGGGAGCCCTTGCTAGCCCCACTACAAATCTGCAAAGATCCGGGAATATGATGAGAGTACTGAACCTGAGGAGCACTTGGCTTGGTTTGAGAATGTGGCTATGCTGCATTGTTACGAGGACAAATAAATGTAAAGTCTTCCTGACCAACTTGGTGGTTCAGCCCCAATATGGTTCAAAAAATTGGATCCGCAAAGCATTTGGTCATTTGCCAAATTCAAGCAAGTGTTTTTACAGCATTTCAGCAGAAGTAAGAGATACAAAAAAACTGCCTATAGTATATTTGAGGTGAAGCAGTCGGGGGAGGATCCTTTGAGAGCTTATATCAAAATGTTCAATAAGGATGCTTTTGAAGTCCCGACTTGTGCCCAGGAAACAAAGATTACTTCATTCATTTAAGGTCTCCGAGAAGGGGAGTTTTTCAAGTCATTAGTGAAAAAAGCACCCCGGACCTTTGAGGATTTGTTGACCCGGGCTAAGAAATACATCAATATGGAGGAGGCTTGGAAGCAGAAGGAGATAGCCTGGAGAGAAGGAAGTAGGGATAGGGGAAGATACGGgaaaattagggattttatgGGGCGATTGTCCCAGTATGCGCCACATCGGGGGGACGGAGATAAGGCCGTAAGCTCGGAGTCCTGTTCCTAAGAGTAATCCTTTGAAGTGTTGTGTCTTTCATCAGGAAGGCACTCATGACACTAGTGAATGCAGGATGCTTCAGCAAAGATAGCAGAGACCTTATGTCGGGGATGGTATGCCGGTTTAGAAGAAGCCCCGGGGTCCACCTTGGATCCAGGGGTCACAGGTGTTGGCTTCTCTTAAGCTCTATGTTTCCTCACGGGAAGGGGGAAAACAGGAGCCGGGTTCCAAGAATGGATATAAGAGGCAAGAGGATGGGCCAGCCAAGTGTATCATTAATATGATATCCAGGGGATCCACTGATGGAGATTCCAACCGGGCTAGGAAGTCTTGGAGCCGGCAAGAGAGCTTGGGAGTGGAAGTAAGGATGCAAGACTCAGGTCCACTTATCACATTTGAACCTCGAGTCTTGGAAGGAGTCAACATACTGCACAATGATGTTTTACTTATACAAGACGGGTTGCCAATTATGATATGCGGTGGGTGTTTGTGGAATCGGGAAGTTCGGTGAATGTTATCTTTCAAGATGCATTCGACCATATGGATTTGTAGGGTTATGAGATGAGCCTGGTCAAAACAGCCCTGTATGGCTTCGCTGGGCATAGCGTTCAACTCCAAGGGGAGATGCTGCTACCCATAACCTTAGGGTCGGGGGATTTGAAAAAGAAAGTCATTTCAATGTTCACGATAGTGGATGCACCCTCTTCTTACAACTTCATCCTGGGACGTCCGGCCCTGAATTCTTTCAGGGCCGTAGCCTTTGcttatcataaaaaaattacGTTCTCTGTGGGAGACAGGGTGGGGGAATTTAGAGGAGATCAGCCATCCTCAAGGAAGTGTTATGCAAAAACGATTAAAGTTGATTATAAAAGGGCAAGAGAGGGTAGGAAAGATGGATGTCGTGGAGGAAGGGAGGTGTGTTATGTGGAGGAAGCCAAGGGAAAAAAATGAAGAGATAGAGCTGGAACCCGGGGAGGAGGGGAAATCTACCAAAATTGCCCGGGACCTGGAGGCGGGCTTGGCGGAGCAATTGAAGATCTGTCTGGTCAAAAATGCTAATGTGTTTGCCTGGTCTCCTTTTGAATTGGTAGGAATTTCATCTCATATAGCGGAACACAAATTGAACGTTGTGTCGGGATCCCGATCTATTAAGCAAAAAAAGAGGCATTTCGGAGAAGAGAAGGATAAAATGATTGCTGAGCAGGTTCAGGAATTACTTCGGGCGGGGCACATTAAGGAGGTAAAATTTCCTACCTGGTTGTCCAATGTGGTGTTAGTGCCAAAGGCTACAGGGAACTGGAAAATGTGTGTGGACTTTCGGGACTTGAACAAGGCTTGTCCTAAGGATTGCTATCCTCTACCCCGGATTGATCAGCTGGTAGATTCCACATCAAGATTTGAACTGCTCTGCTTCATGGATGCATACCATGGGTATCATCAAATACCCTTGGCCCGGGAGGATCAAGATAACGTCAGCTTTATCACATCAGGAGGTACTTTTTGCTATGTGGTTATGTCGTTCGGACTAAAGAATTCAGAGGCCACATATCAGAGGATGATGGATAAAGTATTTCAAAAGCAGATTGGGCAGAATGTGGAAGTGTATGTGGGTGACATACTCATAAAATCCCGGGCCCGAGATTGCTTCATAGAAGACATGGATGAAGCTTTTGCTACGATTCGGCAGTACGAGATTAAGTTAAACCCGTTGAAGTGCATGTTTGGGGTCAAAAGTGGCAAGTTTTTAGGGTTCATGGTGATAGAGATATGGATAGAGGTGAACCCAGAAAAGGTCAAGATGCTTTGGGAGATGCCCTCACCAACATCAATATGGGAATTTCAATGGCTGACCGGGCGAATTACAGCCTTGTACCGATTTATAGACCGGTCAGCCCACCGCAGTTATCATTTTTTCCAAGTTTTACGTAAAGCTTAGAAGTTTGGATAGAATGAGAAATGCGAGCAGGCATTCCTAGAATTAAAGGAGCATCTAGCTAATCTGTCTATCCTAGTTAAACCAGATCCCAAGGAGCGGTTGTGGATATACTTTTCCACCACGGAGCAGACGGTTAGCACAGTGCTGATAAGAGAGGAGAAGGGAGACCAAAGTCCAGTGTATTACGTCAGTCATGCTCTAAAGGGACCAGAAACTATATAAACTGTTATTGAGAAGATGGCCCTGGCCCTGGTAATCACATCATGGAAATTGAGGCCCTATTTCTTATCCCACCCGATTACCATTATTACCAACAGACCTCTAGGGCGGGTCATGACTCCCGGATGCCTCGGGCCGGCTTGTAAAGTGGACAATGGAGTTGGGTGAGTATGATATTGAGTATCAGCCTCGTAAAGCCATCAAAGCCCAATCTTTATCTGATTTTTTGACAGAGGTGATCACCTTGGTCAAGAGGAGGTGTGAATAGTTTTTTTGTGGATGGAGCCAACGACATGGATGGGAGAGAAGTAGGAGTCATTTTAATATCACCTACTCAAGAGAAAATCAAAGTGGCTGTGAAGCTAGCTTTCTGAGCTTCCAACAACGAGGCAGAATACGAGGTAGTAGAAGCAGGGATGAGGCAGGCTCGGTAGGTTGGGGCAAACCAAGCCATGATATATTATGATTCACAGCTGGTGGTCCAACGGGTTAAGAAAGTTTTCATTACTCGGGAAGAGATATTGTTGAAATACTTGTAGTTAATCAAAGAACTAGGGGTAGGCTTCACCACTTGGAGAATAGAACAGATACCGCGGGAAGAAAATTAGATTCCCTGGAAAAGAGGGCAATAACTCTGGCGAGTGATAGTGATAagaaaattcttaaaaaattgGGGTTTTTGGCCGCCATAGGAGTCTCGGATCCTATCTCCCGAGATACATGGATGACCCCGATAGTAGAATATCTCACAACCAGGGGTCTTCCCGAAGAAAAAAGGCGAGCTCGGGTGATTTGGAGACAGGAAACCCCAATTCACCATCCTCAATGATGTGTTATATCGGCGTTCTTATCAGGGCTCATTGCTTAGGTGTTTGGCAAAAGAAGAAACAGAGTATGTCCTAAGGGAAGTGCATGAAGGATGTTGTGGGACTCACGGGGGATCTATGAGTCTGACATGAAGGGTATTATTGTCAGGGTACTGGTTGCCCACCCAGCAGGCTGATGCTGAAGAAAGAAAACTTGAGAGTGAGACATCTGAGAGGACTAAAAATGTTGtagttgaagagaagaaagtgGAGGAAGAGGTTGAGGAGAAGAAAAGTGAACCTGAGCCTAAACCGATGTATAAACCACCACTTCCATATTCgcagagattcaagaagaagacattggatgagcagttctcaaaatttttttagatCTTCAAGAAAATGCATATCAATATTCTGTTTGTTGATGCTTTGctgcaaatgccgaattatgctaaattcttggaagaggtgatgtcTAAGAAGCGGAAGTTGGAGGAGTTCGATACTGTGAACTTgtctgaagagtgcagtgctatcatgcaaaagaagctaccatagaaattaaaagatccatggagttttactattccttgcgttattggttcttctaattttaataaaatactttgtgatttaggagctagcattaatttgaTGTCTTTTTTTCTGTTTTCAAGAGTTTAGGACTTGGAGAGGTGAAGCCCACGACGATTGCATTGAAtctagctgatagatctatcaaaTATCCGCGTGGAATCATTgaggatgttctggtaaaagtagataagtttattttttctgcggattttgttgtgttagatatggaggaggacggaaatatgcctttgattttggggagaccgttcttggctactgctgaagcCAAGATTAATGTTAAGAAATGAGAGCTGTCGATGGGAGTTGATGGTGAGAAAGTGATTTTTAATGTCTTCAAAGAGGCTAACAATCCATCCACGGAGAAGGTGTTCATGATTGAAGAATCAAAGAATATGGAAAGCTGTCGTGCAGATGTTAGTGCTATAGAAGTGCCAAGAGAGAAGGATCTGTCGGTgctaaagaagaaaaagaagaataaaaatcTCAAGAAGATTGTTGAGTATTTTTGGAGGATGAAAGAGAAGGTAAAGACCTCCAACAAAGCGGAACCGGGCTAGAACCGATGACAgccgggctatggactataaactaagcgcttcttggaaGGCAACTCAagctagtttttttttaatttttttatttttggttgttttcgtttttattttattttttgtgcatgttgagactagacatcaataataattttaaattttgtaggTGAAAAATTTGAAGCGGTGAAAGTTTAGGCGTCACCCCTGCATGAAGAgctttgagtgattaagatggtgtCGAGTACTGACGCTTTGTACCCAAGGTACGTGTCCTTGGTTTTGTTTTACttttgtacattgaggacaatgcacattttaagtttggggggtgtttaaaaattttgaaattttgaaaaaaaatttatgagtagtttgagttaaagacatgatgttgtaattgtgttggcctatgatgaaaataattttttgtgctgaaatatcaatgttagctatatttaatcttgagttctcacaacATATGCACTATGTCTTGATTGTCTAGACTCTAGTGATTAGAGAAACTTTGTAATTTTGTGCGTGAATTGGATTATTCaattcttaactttggtgatttatacttgaaaaCGAAGTAAACTTCTACAAGCTtaaaaatgatttaggcaatttttttattgaatgatGAAAAGTTGCAAAAGCaatatagaaatttttttttttacaactccatccgggcctggaaaggaattgaaatcctaatcaccaatccatggctaagtatgcggaaaaaaaatggggttgatgctccatccaaactatagacgaggggattgaaattcgaatcatattttaagttatagctaagtctgcgggtaattattggggctaaataaaacaaaatcgggtgcaaaatccggtgaTTTATGGGAAAAAAACTATGATATGTCTTGAAAAGTTcttttgatcttagtgagtagaagttgaacttggtggagagtgtcttgaaactagagagaaaaattgatgattctatgaaacaaacttgttgcattagtGGATCGAAAGCTAGGTGGATAGACAATATTAGTAAATCACACACACATGAGAACTCATGAGAAATTAGCGACATGCATAtttaatcttggaatgtaaaaCTTCGGAGGccgactatattgctcattattgttttgctcgggactagcaaaagtctaagtttgggagaatttgataagtaaaatttatgcacttaatttatataatattttacttgacttttatgatgtatcgagtggattttatgcgtattagttgtttttgtaaattgcaagaattggaataaaagtagcaagaagaagcggaaggatgaattttggagcagcaacttcataaaattactgaaaaatattgagacatccaaatccgatctccaccattcataATGAAGTTTAGGATTTttgaagttgctgtcaaaatttcagctcgatccgacggttattttgggagatatgatttttgaaaattgtcgcgcgctGCAGAAGCAAACTAGCACCCCAAAGAAGAGCGATAGCGCCTTGGTTAATCTCAATAGCGCTTGAGAGAAGAGAAAGTGTTGTTTTGAAGCTCGATAGCTCTTGaggatgcgcgatagcgcttgatgAAGCGCTGTAGAGCAAGTTGTTGCGAGACTTGGAAAATAAAGGGACAAACACATATGTGCGCCCGCTCGGAAGGattcgcgcgcccgcgcgatttGAAGAATCTTGAGTTTGCGGAAACAGAGATTTATGCGCTCCCGCTCATATCTTAATGAGCGCCCACGCGCCGAAATTATGATGTGAAGTGTTTGAGtttttatggaaactttgggaTTTTTTTTGGGCTTATCTTGGACGATCCTTAGGGCATATAAAAAGAGAGTTTTCTGAACCTAAGATCTATCTAGATTCCGCCACCACAACTCAGACACAATTGGAGAGCTGAACGTGATACTTGGAAAGACGAAATCTGGGCAGAAGACGTGAAGAACAAAAGAAGAAGATCGATCGACCGAACACGGCATCGaatattcggatttgttttttttcttttgaactTATTATTATTCAATTGATGTCAAGATTTCTGAACATGAAttgtttttgcaatattttaattatgaactaaattttaatagtctagaggttgacgtagcctggtgtagacacgattataactttttaattttattgaattgaattcccgtagattaattgttttttctagtattgattgtctttttaattacttgatcactaattgaattgtaatatttatttgaaatctggcactcggaagAGGGGATTTTAAATAGGACTAATAAAAATTAcaccgttaattgtttatatagctcgggagagtatatagcgtTAATGGAGCCGTAGAAAGAACAtggttttacacatatcactaagactagatttttaataggaatattggaattgaatcttagttgatacacattatttgttgctcggaagagggaaataatataattaagtgttcttggctattaattgaatggaattcatgaaaatagttTAATTAGGAGttgttgttgttgaaaccaggtgaaatcagaacctctagaccatttttcctctgattgacaatttctgaaaattgtgtgcgtgctataaaaattcattgcttattttatttttctgcaaacctctcaattattaattttctagAAAAATTTTAGACTGTTATAATTACAAGTAATTAATAATTATCAATgttactcctcgtgggaacgatactctattcactaatatattaaaacttgacaccgtgcacttgcgggcacaaatttCGCAACAAAGGCCCAGCTTGGGATTTCTTGGGTCGAGAAGAGGAAGGAGCCACCAACACTTTGGCGTAGGAGGAAACTTACACGAAGGTGAAGAGAACACGAAGGGAAGCAGAGGAAATTAGCCGGAGAATGAATGTCGGATCAGGGTGAATACAGGAGGGGAAGGAGAGGGCCATTGGTTTATAAATGATGGAACGGAGGGGGTTAGACTGGGAATTTGGACCGGGTAGCCTAATGATGACTCGGGTAGCTGAAAGGACAGGTAACGTACTCTGACAGCTGCCCGTCGCTTCAACTTCTAGGGCTGGCGTCATGTATGACATCAGATCTAACTCATTTGAAATTCGAAATTCAAGGATTTACCGCCGAAGGAGTAAGGGTATCAGGGCTGATACTCGGGACAACGAGCAGGGCTCTGGCCCTACTATTTTAGGAAGGAGTATTGATACCCCGGGAAAAGTAGGCCGGGCCATCACTAGGCTAGGGGCATGAAATACGGTTTGAAAGGAAAGCCGAGATGTTAGCTACCACCTCGGGGTTGGAATGATGGATAAGCCCGGACATCCCGGCCTGGTCACCCGAATGTGGCCTATTAATCATCCACGACGCAGATCGTGGTCACTATACAGAAATTACGAAGCGCGTTGCCATGACCCGGATGTCCTGGCCTGGTCACCTACAGCATGTAAACGTGGTTAGCCCCATTACCCACGACCCGGATTGTCGCCACTATCCATAAATTACGGAGCAATTCTCTCACTCCTAGGCTTATAAATACTTTGTCACAGGTATCATTAGAGGTATGTTCACTGGAGCCTAAAATCACTATATTTGCTCTCTATCATTAGAGGTATGTTCACTGGAGCCTAAAATCACTATATTTGCTCTCTATTCTCTTTGTAAGCCCACTTTTTATCTGagtctgacttaagcatcggagtggccccgCCGA
It encodes:
- the LOC140890123 gene encoding uncharacterized protein codes for the protein MEEAWKQKEIAWREGSRDRGRYGKIRDFMGRLSQKALMTLVNAGCFSKDSRDLMSGMEPGSKNGYKRQEDGPAKCIINMISRGSTDGDSNRARKSWSRQESLGVEGYEMSLVKTALYGFAGHSVQLQGEMLLPITLGSGDLKKKVISMFTIVDAPSSYNFILGRWGNLEEISHPQGSVMQKRLKLIIKGQERVGKMDVVEEGRCVMWRKPREKNEEIELEPGEEGKSTKIARDLEAGLAEQLKICLVKNANVFAWSPFELVGISSHIAEHKLNVVSGSRSIKQKKRHFGEEKDKMIAEQVQELLRAGHIKEVKFPTWLSNVVLVPKATGNWKMCVDFRDLNKACPKDCYPLPRIDQLVDSTSRFELLCFMDAYHGYHQIPLAREDQDNVSFITSGGTFCYVVMSFGLKNSEATYQRMMDKVFQKQIGQNVEVYVGDILIKSRARDCFIEDMDEAFATIRQYEIKLNPLKCMFGVKSGKFLGFMVIEIWIEVNPEKVKMLWEMPSPTSIWEFQWLTGRITALYRFIDRSAHRSYHFFQVLRKA